From the genome of Acropora palmata chromosome 8, jaAcrPala1.3, whole genome shotgun sequence:
TTCCATTGACAGTCTGCTACAAGAGGAacataatattaaaaaagtcTAAGAGACTGTGTTACAAGTGCAATGACCAGGTCTTGCTCTGGGTGGAGGAATGCATAACAAATTAATGGTACGGCCATAAGTCCCCTAAACAAAGAGAGGAGCGGCTGTTTGCTTCACTACAGTTACGAACCCTTGAATGAGCGGATTGGCCTGTGTATTCACTGGTTTTAAGTGTTTGCTCCATTTCTGTAAGtctgaaataaaaaggaaaaaaaaatgaattgctACATTTTCAAGCCACAGTTCATAGCCATATGTTCCCCTGGTATTAACCTCTTAATTCAATGCTTTGTTTGGCAAATATTGTTAATCACCTacttgttttgcttttcatcCAGTTGTTTCTTTGTCACACTCCAAGCATCTTGACTGGCAGCAAGCTGGTGTTTCAAACGATCAGTTTCTATCTCCCTTTCTCTAATTGTCTGCTGCAGGACATCCCGTTCACGTGTCAAGGAGCTGATTGCCTCTtggctctgattggctgattttTTCTCTTGTCCCACTTCTGAAACCAGTCTCATGATAGTTTCCCTGAAAAGAGAATCAagatataattaacaattattattccacaaGCGCgcattggatatgagatggtaagataggcaacgaggcgcgtagcgccgagttggctataatcatctcatatccaacaagaacgagtggaataataatgttttgttaaaaacgcccccaagatatttgacaaattttctaatagttcaatgacttccttttcattgatttGATAAAATGTACAAtcaataatgataaaatttacaattattattgaataattgttattccTTAAGGTTTCCAGTGCACCATACCTGCTTGCTTTAGACTCCAGGTTGCTTTCATGCAAGTTCCTTGACAAACTGTTGGCTTTTTCTTGCAAGCTGTTCCTTTCTCTTACTAACTCTGCAAcctttggcaaaaaaaaaaggatgataATCGCAAAGAAATCCAGAGAGGTTCATGTATTTCAGATCTATAAAGATAACAAGATAGCaagcttttcctttctcttaCTAGCTCTGCAacctttcattaaaaaaataaggatGATAATCACACGGAAATTCAGAGAGGTTCATGTACTACTTCTATGAAGATAACAATATTATCACTTTGCATAAAACAAATCTCCAGTTCTTCAGAAACTTGCCTTCCCAAGGAGTGATTGCATAGATGTTGATGCAGCTTCTGACAGATCCAACTGCAAAGCTTTGATGAACTGTGTTCTCATCTCACCATActataaatttaaacaaaattaattatgtgTCTGatgaagaaaactaaaacagttattttaCAGTGGGATCTCATCGGCAACTTTActatatattatattaatcAGAAAAATTTACTGCAGCTTGAAATGAGGCAGAGAACTGTGTAAATTCTCACAAATTAGCATGAAAACAGCATCATTAGCATAAGAAAAGAAGGAgctttctttgaaatcaatgtcaactccagcctcactttcattcaaaggctaggcaactaagcacacaactatAAACTGATctcaaaacattacaaaagaaCACCTGTGACCTTCTCACTTTGGTTTTATTGTCATGTgtcttaattatttatttttcgttgagttgtttcattttgtaataaaataaGTGTATGTAGGtaatacattaattttgtgacatgaaaaattaaagcctttaaaagggaaaaaaaatcgctgaaggaaattaaaaattcttatttttattagtAAGAAAAAATCGCTGATCACATACTTTACTCTCCCATTTTTTGGCTTGACTGGTGGCTTCTTCCTCGGCAGCAATGTGATGTTTTAGAGAGGAATCCACCTGCTGTAGTCGATCTTGTAAGGTATGCATCTCTTTACGCATTGACGATATTGTGACATCACTACGGTtagcaaaattttctttttcaaccgCTTGATCTTCTGCTTCTCGAATTCTGTCACGGAGAGACTGGACTAAGGCTGTCTGTCTGGCtgcattttgtttgttgctttcaatttcacactgaaattaaagaataaaATGGTACTTTATACATGAGAATGCACCAAAGTTCTGTTTCTTTCcgcaagattttttttaagagagACACTGGGCATCTGAATGTTGTAcagtcaataataataataatgataattaacagttattctttgagGACGCGtcagatatgagctgatatatataaccaacaaGGCCGTAGgtcgagttggttattatcagctcatatccggcaagtccaagaagaataactgttttagtaaattttcaagcaattctattgattttttcgggtgaaaactcctcaaatcgtgacattttctttaccaacgacgctgcaaaaaaattttttccaacctcagaaaatttcagcacaagaaattcgccatcaggttttccttatttggtcaaacttaacgataatggctcatatcataaGCTtaaggaaccaatcagaaagctggaaaatcattatcctgagctaaaaatttactactaattattattattgattattattataataattgataacaattattattatcaatgaattattaactagttattaataataataatatatataatactaattattattaatcaacACAACAGGTCCAGACACAAAACCTTATTAATGTCCAATGTTATGTAATGCCGAAcatttaaacaaacaaacaaacaaacagtaaGACCTACATACCTTAAACTCAATCATCTGTTGCTCTTTTTCAGATATTCTGTGCTGAGCATCCctcaactacaaaaaaaattgtcaaagaaaGTCAATGAATCTTCACCTACATTGACagaaatataatattttaattatcTATACATAAGTATCATAATGATTGCAGTAACAAATGGTGATTTTTTATTAATAAGTGAAGGAAAATTATCTAAATTGTATCACCTGGTGAGTTGTTAATATTACTCACTAGTTTGCACAATGAAGATTCATAATGTATGCACCTAATATCTAATTAAATTATGCACAACAACTTTGTTGCTGCAGTTTATAATTTGATATGGTTCTTGcatttcaaatcaaataaaaaatcaataattgcCGTTTTCATCGCTTACCTCTTGCTGTAAGCCAGATGAAACCACTTTCTCAGCTGCAAGATCTGTTTGAGCAGTTTCAGCCGCTTGTCTGTAATGCGATAACTATTGacaaataatttcaaaagatTATTTAATCATTCAGTGGTACTGATACTACAAATGTTTATTCATTAGATGGTGACTGAATCCATACTTTACGATTTCAATAATTAGGCcatcttaaaacaattttaactCTGTTTGTTTCTCACATTTCTTTAACTCCTTCATCTACTGAGTTGCTTATGATGAATGATAATGGTTTATAAAGGACACAAAGGCTGggttgaaataataattattagtactGTACTGAAATCATggtttaaataatattaatatatgATCAtaacttgaatttcattttgacctccaacatacattttttcaaaattaataatagaGATGTTTTTGTCCAAGGGTCTTGCAAGGATCTCTCATTAATGACTCAAATGTAACTGTTACCATATTCCTCAACTGGAGGAATTGGATACAGGTATTTCTTTTTGGATCGAGTACACTTGTATACCTGTGTACTAAGATGCTCCCTTTCTTGATGAAGTCTTGATATTTTATCTCTCAACAACTGACTTTCATCTACAGATGATCCAAGTTCTAAGGTAATGGATGGACTGCGACAGGCCAACAAACTGAGCTCAGCCTATGGAATAGAAATAAATAGGTATTAAAGATGAATAATAACATTGCTGTTTTCCATTTAGTTTGGTGGAaggcaaaattaaaattcaattatttaaCAAGTCTCTGGTACTTCCACAATAAAAGCTCTGCTCACACAGGATTTAGGTCAATGATCCtaaaatttatcaatttaTCACATTGGtaagttttaaaaatggtatcattcattttattcttttgcttCTCCTCGTAAAAGATTAGTTTTTAACTAATTATTgagaatgaaagaaatttgtacAGTTGAATGTTTGAGTTTCAAATaaacttttttgtcttttattaaAATGAACAACACTATTTGTTTTATGCTTTCCTTTCACTGAAAAAGTGAGACCCTATCAATTTTGTGATAGTAAGTCATCAGCTTTGATGTCAACACAATTAAGAACTAACAAAtaattcattaattattaatgatgaCTTGAACTAATGCATTTAAATATCTTAGCTTGCATTTCAAAACAGTTTATTAGATCATATATGTTGACTGCAGATATGTTTGATAGTCATTCACATTACTTTTACAAGAATGGTATTTTAGTATTTAAACAGGAACAACCCACTTGGATCGTTCTCATATTCTGAaggaagaaactgaaaaaacacacttgacattttttgtcTATGTAAATAAGTTTCAATTACATCATCAAACAGTGACTCTTCTTTACGTATGCAGTCTTTGGTTGCTAAAGGAACTTTGTGCGATTTGTTTGGCACTGTTCACAGTGCAGTCGATTGATTGAACGAAAAACTTAAATCCTACAGTTAAGCTATTATAGGTTAAGAAGctataaaataataatcttgTTATTAAAACTTCATCTTCGTTACAGTCACTCAGTCTAGTAAACAAGACGGGTTCGacttgcattatttttttaattttgaagagTGTTAACACATAAATTATTTCGCTCAATTTTCTCAAACTTTAGTCATCATACCGCAATTGCAGTTTTGAGAGGACAGAGAATTATTCGGTCCAAACTTCATATTGAAAGTACTAAACTTTTTCTACGCTTATTAATTCTACATTTTCTAGGCGCGAATTAAGCTTCGAAGAAACAGGGCAAGGACTTCGATATTGATTCTCGCCAGCATAACATTCTAATTGTTCACAACCACTTGCTAACGATCTAATGAATCCTTTCTAAACGTTTCAACTCAGGCATTCTGTTAATGTAAGCAAGCCAGTTATTAAAACTCTTGAGTGCACATAAATTATCTACAAATTTTTAGTTGATTATAGAATGAAAATTGTTAAGAAAACTGCTTTACCTCATTTCTCCTTTGAACAGGAGAACTTGTTCGCGAACTAGTTTGACTTCCAGATTTTCTTTGCCCAGTTATCATAGGCGGTGAGTTTCTGTACAACTGCCTTTCATTTCCATGATCCCTCCAGAGCTCTCGAACATCAACTCCAGAGTCTTCAAGGTATGTGAGTTGCGCCGCAGGTTTAGCTTCCACCAATCtctgttttggaattttgggAAAATATTCTGCTCTTTCTGAATGT
Proteins encoded in this window:
- the LOC141888823 gene encoding coiled-coil domain-containing protein 170-like, which encodes MASPHSERAEYFPKIPKQRLVEAKPAAQLTYLEDSGVDVRELWRDHGNERQLYRNSPPMITGQRKSGSQTSSRTSSPVQRRNEAELSLLACRSPSITLELGSSVDESQLLRDKISRLHQEREHLSTQLSHYRQAAETAQTDLAAEKVVSSGLQQELRDAQHRISEKEQQMIEFKCEIESNKQNAARQTALVQSLRDRIREAEDQAVEKENFANRSDVTISSMRKEMHTLQDRLQQVDSSLKHHIAAEEEATSQAKKWESKYGEMRTQFIKALQLDLSEAASTSMQSLLGKVAELVRERNSLQEKANSLSRNLHESNLESKASRETIMRLVSEVGQEKKSANQSQEAISSLTRERDVLQQTIREREIETDRLKHQLAASQDAWSVTKKQLDEKQNKLTEMEQTLKTSEYTGQSAHSRLHNFKRHLAELIGGTDESVAAEEEIIVSRVKNLSRDYRDLKGKEESLRVQLKNLSDELESQRNLHRTTLKRANEAESQLKENQERVTGLEGELLTSDVERDQMKEDKRKFVSFCEKLARVMKLDEIANDVGLDVNGDALLARGEQLVKLETDALDDRKTTIYNLQRRVKWSKQQIESKDLHLGLLKKKVNELEDLLREKGRVEVERDENSLRYKKLVKHNDKLQRELLDCKKEITSLKAKLLEASELRVRTLEQGKTIEELENTVNKLAKSKHKTNTELHDLRNELEMTETEAREKKAQTSKTLQQLSSELQTTKQALDESRDREKQLLDFRQVLARLLGLDINTLSVPDYEIISRLERLVQAHHAHSITTHSLEASLQDMESGFRAGYDDAVAILRTPSPVKVS